A window of Candidatus Neomarinimicrobiota bacterium contains these coding sequences:
- a CDS encoding motility protein A: MDIATIAGIVAGFLLLIGTILPGGSAGSFIDAPSFMVVFGGSTAATLVNFPMNQMIATIKVAAKAFKAQDNQAITVVKQISEYARIARRDGILALDRVLKDEEEPFIRIGLEMAVDGTEPDTILDIMETDVESMIDRHKVGQGVFTALGAYAPAFGMIGTLIGLVKMLGNLDDPDNIGPSMAIALITTFYGAVLGNLVYLPMAGKLKNKSASEANYKRMIIEGVLAIQRGVHPQNIERKLMNYIAPKDRKLDDDEGAADKITEGTSDGTEAAA, encoded by the coding sequence GTGGACATCGCCACCATTGCCGGCATTGTGGCAGGCTTTCTATTGCTCATCGGAACGATCTTGCCCGGCGGAAGCGCAGGGTCATTTATCGATGCTCCTTCGTTTATGGTCGTGTTTGGTGGCTCTACGGCTGCAACCTTGGTCAACTTTCCAATGAACCAGATGATTGCAACCATTAAGGTAGCCGCCAAGGCCTTCAAGGCGCAGGATAACCAGGCGATCACGGTGGTTAAGCAGATCTCGGAGTATGCCCGGATTGCCCGGCGGGATGGAATTCTGGCGCTTGATCGAGTGCTCAAGGATGAAGAGGAGCCGTTTATTAGGATTGGACTCGAAATGGCCGTGGATGGCACCGAACCTGACACCATCCTCGATATCATGGAAACTGATGTCGAATCCATGATCGACCGCCACAAGGTCGGGCAGGGGGTCTTTACTGCGCTGGGAGCCTATGCGCCCGCCTTCGGAATGATTGGAACGCTTATCGGTCTGGTGAAAATGCTCGGGAATCTGGATGATCCCGACAATATCGGGCCTTCGATGGCCATCGCCCTGATAACCACGTTCTATGGCGCTGTGCTGGGCAACCTTGTTTATCTGCCCATGGCCGGAAAACTGAAGAACAAGTCGGCCAGTGAAGCAAACTACAAGCGCATGATTATTGAAGGTGTGCTCGCGATTCAGCGCGGGGTACACCCCCAAAATATTGAACGTAAACTTATGAATTATATAGCGCCCAAGGATCGCAAGCTTGATGACGATGAAGGCGCTGCTGACAAAATTACGGAAGGGACCTCAGATGGCACGGAAGCCGCAGCCTGA